A window of the Streptomyces sp. Ag109_O5-10 genome harbors these coding sequences:
- the trpA gene encoding tryptophan synthase subunit alpha — MSGNIQLLDETLAAAKAEGRAALIAYLPAGFPTVDGGIEAIKAALDGGADVVEVGLPHSDPVLDGPVIQTADDIALRGGVRIADVMRTVKEAHEATGKPILVMTYWNPIDRYGVERFTAELAEAGGAGCILPDLPVQESALWREHAEKHGLATVFVVAPSSKDERLATITAAGSGFVYAASLMGVTGTRESVGAQAQDLVERTRATGTGLPVCVGLGVSNAAQAAEVAGFADGVIVGSAFVKRMLDAPDHAAGVAAVRELAGGLAKGVRGQA; from the coding sequence GTGAGCGGGAACATCCAGCTGCTGGACGAGACCCTGGCAGCCGCCAAGGCCGAAGGCCGCGCCGCGCTCATCGCCTACCTCCCGGCCGGCTTCCCGACCGTGGACGGCGGCATCGAGGCGATCAAGGCCGCCCTGGACGGCGGCGCGGACGTCGTCGAGGTCGGGCTGCCGCACAGCGACCCGGTCCTGGACGGCCCGGTCATCCAGACCGCCGACGACATCGCCCTGCGCGGCGGTGTGAGGATCGCGGACGTCATGCGCACGGTGAAGGAGGCCCACGAGGCCACCGGCAAGCCGATCCTCGTCATGACGTACTGGAACCCCATCGACCGCTACGGCGTCGAACGCTTCACCGCGGAGCTGGCCGAGGCCGGCGGCGCGGGCTGCATCCTGCCCGACCTGCCGGTGCAGGAGTCGGCCCTGTGGCGGGAGCACGCCGAGAAGCACGGCCTCGCGACGGTCTTCGTGGTGGCGCCGAGCAGCAAGGACGAGCGGCTCGCGACGATCACGGCGGCGGGCAGCGGGTTCGTCTACGCGGCCTCGCTCATGGGTGTCACCGGTACGCGTGAATCGGTCGGGGCGCAGGCCCAGGACCTGGTCGAGCGCACCCGGGCCACCGGCACCGGGCTGCCCGTCTGCGTCGGCCTCGGCGTCTCCAACGCGGCCCAGGCCGCCGAGGTCGCCGGCTTCGCCGACGGCGTGATCGTCGGTTCGGCCTTCGTGAAGCGGATGCTGGACGCGCCGGACCACGCGGCCGGTGTCGCGGCCGTCCGTGAACTCGCCGGGGGCCTGGCGAAGGGCGTACGCGGACAGGCGTAG
- the trpB gene encoding tryptophan synthase subunit beta, producing MPSDYFFPDPEGQVPSAEGYFGAFGGKFIPEALVAAVDEVAVEYDKAKHDPEFARELDDLLVNYTGRPSSLTEVPRFAEHAGGARIFLKREDLNHTGSHKINNVLGQALLTKRMGKTRVIAETGAGQHGVATATACALFGLDCTIYMGEIDTRRQALNVARMRMLGAEVVAVKSGSRTLKDAINEAFRDWVANVDHTHYLFGTVAGPHPFPAMVRDFHRVIGVEARRQLLERAGRLPDAAIACVGGGSNAIGLFHAFIPDTGVRLIGCEPAGHGIETGEHAATLTAGEPGILHGSRSYVLQDDEGQITEPYSISAGLDYPGIGPEHSYLKDSGRGEYRAVTDDAAMQALRLLSRTEGIIPAIESAHALAGALDVGKELGRDGLIVVNLSGRGDKDMDTAARYFGLYDTDAEVAADAADTAEIEGDAK from the coding sequence ATGCCCAGCGACTACTTCTTCCCTGATCCAGAAGGCCAGGTGCCCTCCGCCGAGGGCTACTTCGGCGCCTTCGGCGGCAAGTTCATCCCGGAGGCCCTCGTCGCCGCCGTGGACGAGGTCGCCGTCGAGTACGACAAGGCCAAGCACGACCCCGAGTTCGCCCGCGAGCTCGACGACCTCCTGGTCAACTACACCGGCCGCCCCAGCTCCCTCACCGAGGTCCCCCGCTTCGCGGAACACGCCGGCGGCGCCCGGATCTTCCTCAAGCGCGAGGACCTCAACCACACCGGCTCGCACAAGATCAACAACGTGCTCGGGCAGGCCCTGCTCACCAAGCGCATGGGCAAGACCCGTGTGATCGCGGAGACCGGCGCCGGCCAGCACGGCGTGGCGACGGCCACCGCCTGCGCGCTGTTCGGCCTCGACTGCACCATCTACATGGGCGAGATCGACACCCGGCGCCAGGCCCTCAACGTGGCCCGGATGCGCATGCTCGGCGCCGAGGTCGTCGCCGTGAAGTCCGGCAGCCGCACCCTCAAGGACGCCATCAACGAGGCGTTCCGCGACTGGGTGGCCAACGTCGACCACACCCACTACCTGTTCGGCACGGTCGCGGGCCCGCACCCCTTCCCGGCCATGGTCCGCGACTTCCACCGGGTCATCGGCGTCGAGGCCCGCCGCCAGCTCCTGGAGCGGGCCGGCCGGCTCCCCGACGCCGCGATCGCCTGCGTCGGCGGCGGCTCCAACGCCATCGGCCTCTTCCACGCCTTCATCCCCGACACGGGCGTCCGCCTCATCGGCTGCGAGCCGGCGGGCCACGGCATCGAGACCGGCGAGCACGCGGCCACCCTCACCGCCGGTGAGCCCGGCATCCTGCACGGCTCCCGGTCCTACGTCCTCCAGGACGACGAGGGCCAGATCACCGAGCCGTACTCGATCTCGGCCGGCCTGGACTACCCCGGCATCGGTCCCGAGCACTCCTACCTCAAGGACTCCGGCCGCGGCGAGTACCGCGCGGTCACCGACGACGCGGCCATGCAGGCCCTGCGCCTGCTCTCCCGCACCGAGGGCATCATCCCGGCCATCGAGAGCGCCCACGCCCTCGCCGGCGCCCTGGACGTGGGCAAGGAGCTCGGCAGGGACGGGCTGATCGTCGTCAACCTGTCCGGCCGCGGCGACAAGGACATGGACACCGCCGCGCGCTACTTCGGGCTGTACGACACCGACGCCGAGGTCGCGGCCGACGCCGCCGACACCGCCGAGATCGAGGGGGACGCCAAGTGA